From Alienimonas californiensis, a single genomic window includes:
- a CDS encoding mechanosensitive ion channel family protein: MLLQMDADRAENVPDQTPVKAAEGARDPLSAGEQMWNEFRADLWEFLPWLAAGVGIFLAFWLLAVILRGVTSRLATSRGVDRSLGRLLAKGVYITLIVTGLIVGLETAGIDMTAAIAGLGLTGFALGFALKDIVSNLIAGVLIILYKPFDEGDTVKCGGFEGVVKRIDLRYTFLENEGDDIFLPNSKLFTDPIVVKGGTSSPDMRPEMAAENPPPPPA, translated from the coding sequence ATGCTGCTTCAAATGGACGCCGACCGGGCGGAGAACGTCCCGGACCAGACCCCCGTGAAGGCCGCCGAGGGCGCCCGCGACCCGCTGAGCGCCGGGGAGCAGATGTGGAACGAGTTCCGGGCCGACCTGTGGGAGTTCCTGCCCTGGCTGGCCGCCGGGGTGGGCATCTTCCTGGCCTTCTGGCTGCTGGCGGTGATCCTGCGGGGCGTGACCAGCCGGCTGGCGACCTCCCGCGGCGTGGACCGTTCGCTGGGCCGGCTGTTGGCGAAGGGCGTCTACATCACGCTGATCGTGACGGGGCTGATCGTCGGCCTGGAGACCGCCGGCATCGACATGACCGCCGCGATCGCCGGCCTGGGCCTGACCGGCTTCGCGCTGGGCTTCGCGTTGAAGGACATCGTCTCCAACCTGATCGCCGGCGTGCTGATCATCCTTTATAAGCCCTTCGACGAGGGCGACACGGTCAAGTGCGGCGGGTTCGAGGGCGTGGTGAAGCGGATCGACCTCCGCTACACCTTCCTGGAGAACGAGGGCGACGACATCTTCCTGCCCAACAGCAAGCTGTTCACCGACCCGATCGTCGTGAAGGGCGGCACCAGCAGCCCGGACATGCGCCCGGAAATGGCCGCCGAGAACCCGCCCCCGCCCCCGGCGTGA
- a CDS encoding barstar family protein → MPLVRLDARRITDWQTFHTVFAEVFGFPDFYGRNMNAWIDCMTSLDEPRDGLTSVHGTASDPVVLQLDHANSLSNELFEAITECAAFIN, encoded by the coding sequence ATGCCTCTTGTCCGCCTCGACGCACGTCGCATCACCGACTGGCAGACGTTTCATACAGTATTCGCGGAGGTCTTCGGCTTTCCGGACTTCTACGGCCGAAACATGAATGCGTGGATCGACTGCATGACCTCGCTCGACGAGCCGCGAGACGGCCTGACGTCAGTCCACGGCACCGCGTCCGACCCAGTCGTCCTGCAACTCGACCACGCGAACTCTCTATCCAACGAGCTATTTGAGGCGATCACGGAGTGCGCCGCATTTATAAACTGA
- a CDS encoding peptidylprolyl isomerase encodes MFAPLLCVLLLAAGPERPPDEVLAEAAGESITRGRVNLLLKLRGTPASARAAAWDDAVQTLADRARMRRFLASRRATPDAKELETQTAALLARFGKDEEAQTVALQKLGVTADDVRAEAALPLAWEQQARRLITPDALRDHFEANRLRYDDTALTVAHIFQPGDATAELAKVKQQIDAGALTFAQAAAQHSQAPTAKSGGVIGPLRPGDGKAPPEVTAAAFDLAQGGATPGAVSEPVRSAVGTHLVTVLGVAEPGELTLEDVLAPVRRDLSRQLWFEQLERLR; translated from the coding sequence ATGTTCGCCCCGCTGCTGTGTGTTCTGCTGCTCGCCGCCGGTCCCGAGAGGCCGCCGGACGAGGTGTTGGCCGAGGCGGCCGGCGAATCGATCACCCGCGGCCGGGTCAATCTGTTGCTGAAACTCCGCGGCACGCCGGCGTCCGCCCGGGCCGCGGCGTGGGACGACGCCGTGCAGACGCTCGCCGACCGGGCCCGGATGCGGCGGTTCCTCGCCTCCCGCCGGGCCACGCCGGACGCGAAGGAACTCGAAACCCAAACCGCCGCCCTGCTGGCCCGCTTCGGGAAGGACGAGGAGGCCCAGACCGTGGCCCTGCAGAAGTTGGGTGTCACCGCCGACGACGTGCGGGCCGAGGCGGCCCTGCCGCTGGCCTGGGAGCAGCAGGCCCGCCGGCTCATCACGCCCGACGCCCTGCGGGACCACTTCGAGGCGAACCGGCTGCGGTACGACGACACCGCCCTCACGGTCGCCCACATCTTTCAACCCGGCGACGCGACCGCCGAGCTGGCCAAGGTGAAACAGCAGATCGACGCCGGCGCCCTCACCTTCGCCCAGGCCGCCGCCCAACACTCGCAGGCGCCGACGGCGAAGTCCGGCGGCGTGATCGGCCCGCTGCGGCCCGGCGACGGCAAGGCCCCGCCGGAAGTGACCGCCGCGGCGTTCGACCTGGCCCAAGGCGGGGCGACGCCGGGCGCCGTCAGCGAGCCGGTGCGCAGCGCGGTGGGCACGCACCTCGTCACGGTCCTCGGCGTCGCGGAGCCGGGCGAACTGACCTTGGAGGACGTCCTCGCCCCGGTGCGGCGGGACCTCAGCCGGCAACTGTGGTTCGAGCAGCTCGAACGGCTGCGGTGA
- a CDS encoding efflux RND transporter periplasmic adaptor subunit: MRVPRPDLRRWLTLERLSWAGAAALAVVAALTFGWWGPTATGLIAGTEPVAEEAADPHAGHDDAAPAGEPYETIRLSEQARGTLGLRTAEVTVSDFTRHIEVPAVVTEIPGRTSLRASAPMTGVLTDVFVTEGQAVEPGDPLFLLRLTHEDVVRAQTEYLTTLEALDVEDREIARLEAAGSGVVAGKVVLEREYERQKLAGLLKAQRQALLLHGITDAQIAEIRQSRNLVREVLIEVPRPHDPTEPGHEGQHDLPIRAAALRRPAFAAQEPAAQDGAPSAAAATPGRLTVAHLHVRPGEAVEAGAELVELHDLSRLYIEGRAFAADADAVTRAARQNRPVTAIPADGLLTPDGDMGGALDEGDDPDGDDDPAERHGAPIPDLRILHVSNDVNPDSRTLPFYVGLPNVVLREGGGFVTWKYKPGQRMRVRVPVGRYGDVIVLPARAVTESGAERFVFVENGSTFEQRPVRVRYADGERVVIADDGSVLPGESVAVTAAYQLRMALKNKAGGAPDPHAGHNH; encoded by the coding sequence ATGCGCGTCCCCCGGCCCGACCTTCGGCGGTGGCTGACCCTGGAACGGCTCTCCTGGGCGGGGGCCGCGGCGCTGGCGGTGGTCGCGGCGCTGACCTTCGGCTGGTGGGGGCCGACGGCGACCGGGTTGATCGCCGGGACCGAACCCGTCGCCGAGGAGGCCGCCGACCCCCACGCCGGGCACGACGACGCCGCCCCCGCCGGGGAGCCGTACGAGACGATCCGCCTCTCCGAGCAGGCCCGCGGCACCCTCGGGCTGCGGACCGCGGAGGTGACGGTGTCGGACTTCACCCGTCACATCGAGGTTCCCGCCGTCGTCACGGAGATCCCCGGCCGCACCTCGCTGCGGGCCTCCGCCCCGATGACCGGCGTGCTCACGGACGTGTTCGTCACCGAGGGGCAGGCCGTCGAGCCCGGCGACCCGCTGTTCCTCCTCCGCCTCACCCACGAGGACGTCGTCCGCGCCCAGACGGAGTACCTCACTACCCTGGAGGCGCTGGACGTCGAGGATCGGGAGATCGCCCGGCTGGAGGCGGCCGGCAGCGGCGTGGTCGCCGGCAAGGTCGTGCTGGAGCGGGAATACGAACGCCAGAAGCTCGCCGGGCTGCTGAAGGCCCAGCGGCAGGCCCTGCTGTTGCACGGCATCACCGACGCCCAGATCGCCGAGATCCGCCAGTCGCGGAACCTCGTCCGGGAGGTGCTGATCGAAGTCCCCCGGCCGCACGATCCCACCGAACCGGGGCACGAGGGGCAACATGACCTGCCGATTCGCGCCGCCGCCCTGCGGCGCCCGGCGTTCGCCGCTCAGGAGCCGGCCGCACAGGACGGGGCCCCCTCCGCGGCCGCCGCGACGCCCGGTCGGCTGACGGTCGCCCACCTGCACGTCCGCCCCGGCGAAGCGGTGGAGGCCGGGGCGGAGTTAGTCGAGCTGCACGATTTGAGCCGGCTCTATATCGAGGGCCGCGCCTTCGCCGCGGACGCCGACGCCGTCACCCGGGCCGCCCGCCAGAACCGCCCCGTCACCGCGATCCCCGCCGACGGGCTGCTCACCCCCGACGGCGACATGGGCGGCGCGCTGGACGAGGGCGACGACCCGGACGGCGACGACGACCCGGCCGAACGGCACGGCGCCCCGATCCCCGATCTGCGGATTCTGCACGTCAGCAACGACGTGAACCCGGACTCCCGCACCCTGCCCTTCTACGTCGGCCTGCCCAACGTGGTCTTGCGCGAGGGCGGCGGGTTCGTCACCTGGAAGTACAAGCCGGGCCAGCGGATGCGGGTGCGGGTGCCGGTCGGCCGGTACGGGGACGTGATCGTGCTGCCGGCCCGGGCGGTGACGGAGTCCGGGGCGGAGCGGTTCGTATTCGTCGAGAACGGCTCCACCTTCGAGCAACGCCCCGTCCGCGTCCGGTACGCCGACGGCGAGCGGGTGGTGATCGCCGACGACGGCAGCGTACTGCCGGGCGAATCCGTCGCCGTGACGGCCGCCTACCAGCTCCGCATGGCCCTCAAAAACAAAGCCGGCGGCGCCCCCGACCCCCACGCCGGCCACAACCACTGA
- the rpsD gene encoding 30S ribosomal protein S4, giving the protein MGRYTGPKARINRRLGFQVYEDAGARKAFDRRPNPPGPPARRRKVSNYGLALIEKQKIKYYYGLREKQLRTLFDKARRMPGNTGENLMVLCERRLDNVVRRSGMTLTRPQARQGIAHRHFQVNGRTVKTPSILVRPGDIVTVRNRPNLKRMYEGVAGSDVTQRAEFLSFDQSGPRITVTAMPDFGDVSLPVDVGSVVAFLSR; this is encoded by the coding sequence ATGGGTCGTTACACCGGACCGAAGGCCCGTATTAACCGTCGGCTCGGGTTTCAGGTGTACGAAGACGCCGGGGCCCGCAAGGCGTTTGATCGGCGTCCGAACCCGCCCGGCCCGCCGGCCCGGCGGCGGAAGGTCTCGAACTACGGCCTGGCCCTGATCGAGAAGCAGAAGATCAAGTACTACTACGGCCTGCGGGAGAAGCAGCTCCGCACGCTGTTCGACAAGGCCCGCCGGATGCCCGGCAACACGGGCGAAAACTTGATGGTGCTGTGCGAGCGGCGCCTGGACAACGTCGTCCGCCGCAGCGGCATGACGCTGACCCGCCCGCAGGCTCGCCAGGGCATCGCCCACCGCCACTTCCAGGTGAACGGCCGCACGGTCAAGACGCCGTCGATCCTCGTCCGCCCGGGCGACATCGTCACCGTCCGCAACCGCCCGAACCTGAAGCGGATGTACGAGGGCGTCGCCGGCAGCGACGTCACCCAGCGGGCCGAGTTCCTCTCCTTCGACCAGTCCGGTCCCCGCATCACCGTCACCGCGATGCCGGACTTCGGCGACGTCAGCCTCCCGGTCGACGTCGGCTCCGTCGTCGCCTTCCTGAGCCGGTAA
- a CDS encoding nucleotidyl transferase AbiEii/AbiGii toxin family protein: MSRAAALAPSAPVGVPDYTERLRTDWEWKMDEADRHFRGGGTVREALQAITSRLKQLGIPYAVVGGMAVVRHGLNRFTDDVDLLVTREGWEAIHQNLRGRGYLPPFEASKNLKDTSRGVRIEFLITGQYPGSGKEQPVSFPDPTDVGEEIDGVTYLNLPTLITLKLASWMSAKARAKDAGDVQELIRTHGLTAEYADQLHPYVRDAFREQCEGVEEDRRSGG, translated from the coding sequence ATGTCACGCGCCGCGGCCCTCGCCCCGTCTGCACCAGTCGGGGTTCCGGACTACACCGAACGCCTCCGCACGGATTGGGAGTGGAAGATGGACGAAGCGGACCGCCACTTCCGCGGCGGCGGCACGGTGCGGGAAGCGTTGCAGGCGATTACGAGCCGTCTTAAGCAACTCGGCATCCCGTACGCCGTCGTCGGCGGGATGGCGGTTGTCCGGCACGGTCTCAACCGGTTTACTGACGACGTGGACCTGCTCGTGACGCGGGAGGGCTGGGAGGCGATTCACCAGAACCTCCGGGGCCGCGGCTATCTCCCGCCGTTCGAAGCGAGCAAGAACCTCAAAGATACCAGCCGCGGGGTTCGTATTGAGTTCCTCATCACCGGCCAGTATCCGGGATCCGGCAAGGAGCAGCCGGTTTCCTTCCCGGACCCCACGGACGTGGGGGAGGAGATTGACGGCGTCACGTATCTCAACCTTCCGACTCTCATTACGCTCAAGCTAGCCTCGTGGATGTCGGCGAAGGCTCGGGCGAAGGACGCGGGCGACGTTCAGGAACTCATCCGCACGCACGGTCTGACCGCGGAGTACGCGGATCAACTCCATCCCTACGTTCGAGACGCCTTCCGGGAGCAGTGCGAGGGCGTTGAGGAAGATCGACGCTCGGGGGGCTGA
- a CDS encoding pilus assembly protein HicB produces MKAIDRYPHWVRWNDEDGVYVGRCPDLFRGGVHGDDPVAVFEELRSAMADCLDDASPSASPWPDDRSNPGRDATTPAAGIAAA; encoded by the coding sequence ATGAAAGCGATCGACCGGTACCCGCACTGGGTGCGGTGGAACGACGAAGACGGCGTTTACGTCGGCCGGTGCCCGGACCTGTTCCGCGGCGGCGTCCATGGCGACGACCCGGTTGCCGTCTTCGAAGAACTTCGGTCCGCGATGGCGGATTGCCTCGACGACGCGTCGCCGTCCGCGTCCCCATGGCCGGACGACCGGTCGAATCCGGGTCGGGACGCGACGACGCCCGCTGCGGGAATCGCCGCCGCTTGA
- a CDS encoding rhomboid family intramembrane serine protease translates to MFIPVGTDAPIYHFPFATIFLAVVNVGAHVWLGQVDPDTFGLSGTKQDWSLWFGEGLHPLQWVTSCFLHAGWFHLIGNLIFLWGFGIIVEGKLGWWRFLLLYVAIGATACGIEQVALLPGWLTELPRAQMEHVLIERGEDPEEVEDALDLIGYPEHVVALGASGAIFGLVAISMIWAPRNDLDVLWIIWYRGGISEVSILAFSMLYIGLELVTLGIQASVLGPEYAVSSAFLHTTGALVGAIAGTALLKWGWVDCENWDLFAVLKGTHGNRDEFELQRSTYQRELTVPTQAASGAGAVAPGEELPAAAPSRPGRKAKKTPRRPVDAFARLRKHLEGGDGISALGEWETLIGSRPKLVPPEPDLFALAEAVDKANFPEEAASLFALYLRSYPKPKPDDAPPAEGEEPRPYDAAHAGVIRLRAARRLLERPGRRAQAATLLRGVDGAALSPKQRQMLDKLTAAAG, encoded by the coding sequence ATGTTCATCCCGGTCGGCACCGACGCGCCGATCTATCACTTCCCCTTCGCCACGATCTTTCTGGCGGTCGTCAACGTGGGGGCCCACGTCTGGCTGGGGCAGGTCGACCCGGACACGTTCGGCCTCAGCGGGACGAAGCAGGACTGGTCGCTGTGGTTTGGGGAGGGGCTGCACCCGCTCCAGTGGGTCACGAGCTGCTTCCTGCACGCCGGCTGGTTCCACCTGATCGGCAACCTGATCTTCCTGTGGGGGTTCGGGATCATCGTCGAGGGGAAGCTCGGCTGGTGGCGCTTCCTGCTGCTCTACGTCGCTATCGGCGCGACCGCCTGCGGGATCGAACAGGTCGCCCTGCTGCCCGGTTGGCTGACGGAGCTGCCCCGGGCGCAGATGGAGCACGTGCTGATTGAACGCGGCGAGGACCCGGAAGAGGTTGAGGACGCCCTCGACCTAATCGGCTACCCGGAGCACGTCGTCGCCCTGGGGGCCAGCGGGGCGATCTTCGGGCTCGTGGCGATCAGCATGATCTGGGCGCCGCGGAACGACCTCGATGTGCTGTGGATCATCTGGTACCGCGGCGGGATCAGCGAGGTGTCCATCCTCGCCTTCAGCATGCTGTATATCGGTCTGGAACTCGTCACGCTCGGAATTCAGGCCAGCGTGCTGGGGCCGGAGTACGCCGTCAGCAGTGCCTTCCTGCACACCACCGGGGCGCTGGTGGGGGCGATCGCGGGGACCGCGTTATTGAAGTGGGGCTGGGTCGACTGCGAGAACTGGGACCTGTTCGCCGTGCTGAAGGGTACGCACGGCAACCGGGACGAGTTCGAACTGCAGCGTTCCACCTACCAGCGCGAACTGACCGTCCCCACGCAAGCCGCGAGCGGCGCGGGCGCGGTGGCGCCCGGGGAGGAGCTGCCCGCCGCCGCCCCGTCGCGGCCCGGTCGCAAGGCAAAGAAGACGCCGCGGCGGCCGGTCGACGCCTTCGCCCGGTTGCGAAAGCACCTTGAGGGGGGCGACGGCATCAGCGCCCTGGGCGAGTGGGAAACGCTGATCGGCAGCCGGCCGAAGCTCGTCCCGCCGGAGCCGGACCTGTTCGCCCTCGCCGAGGCCGTCGACAAGGCGAACTTCCCGGAGGAGGCCGCGTCGCTGTTCGCCCTGTATCTGCGGTCCTATCCGAAGCCGAAGCCGGACGATGCGCCGCCGGCCGAGGGGGAGGAGCCGCGGCCGTACGACGCCGCCCACGCCGGGGTGATCCGCCTGCGGGCCGCCCGCCGCCTGCTGGAGCGTCCCGGCCGCCGCGCCCAGGCCGCGACTCTGCTGCGGGGCGTCGACGGCGCCGCCCTCTCGCCCAAACAGCGCCAGATGCTGGACAAACTCACCGCCGCCGCCGGGTAA
- a CDS encoding sulfatase family protein: protein MARLLALLPCLCVAVASAAERPNVVVFLSDDHTLTDSSLYGSTDLKTPQMERVAGRGMTFDRAFVVSPSCAPSRAALLTGLLPAHNGAEPNHARPRPEIKKLPAYFHDLGYEVVAFGKVAHYRQVTEYGFDVAKHFGYHDDVAVTEAIEWLKNRTDERPLCLFVGTNWPHVPWPNPEDVDPKSIRIPPTHVQTPKTRQARAKYYQAVLTMDEELGRTFDAAYEVLGENTLFVHSSDHGAQWPFGKWTLYDDGLRTPLIAVWPGKIAPGVRTDAMVTWVDLLPTLVAAAGGDPAKQAGKDALDGRSFLPVLLGETETHRDRVFATHSGDGSINVYPSRSLRDGHYKYILNLHPEYKFTSHATEKPGDTGYWPSWVKKAENAPAAAEKVNRYQQRPAEELYDVQADPHEVNNLAADPAHAERLKAMRAAVEAWMDEMGDQRTVYGEPTLLAP, encoded by the coding sequence GTGGCCCGCCTGCTCGCTCTGCTGCCCTGCCTCTGCGTCGCCGTCGCGTCGGCCGCGGAGCGACCCAACGTCGTCGTGTTTCTCTCCGACGATCACACCCTCACCGATTCGTCCCTGTACGGTTCGACGGACCTGAAGACCCCGCAGATGGAGCGGGTCGCCGGGCGGGGCATGACCTTCGACCGGGCCTTCGTCGTCTCGCCCAGTTGCGCCCCCAGCCGGGCCGCCCTGCTGACCGGCCTGCTGCCCGCCCACAACGGGGCCGAGCCGAACCACGCCCGGCCGCGGCCGGAGATCAAGAAGCTGCCGGCGTACTTCCACGACCTCGGCTACGAAGTCGTCGCCTTCGGCAAGGTGGCTCACTACCGGCAGGTGACCGAGTACGGCTTCGACGTGGCGAAGCACTTCGGCTACCACGACGACGTCGCCGTGACCGAGGCGATTGAGTGGCTGAAGAACCGCACCGACGAGCGCCCGCTGTGCCTGTTCGTCGGCACCAACTGGCCGCACGTGCCCTGGCCGAACCCGGAGGACGTCGACCCGAAGTCGATCCGAATCCCGCCGACCCACGTGCAAACCCCCAAAACGCGGCAGGCCCGGGCGAAGTACTATCAGGCCGTGCTGACGATGGACGAGGAACTCGGCCGCACCTTCGACGCCGCCTACGAGGTCCTCGGCGAGAACACGCTGTTCGTGCACTCCAGCGACCACGGAGCCCAGTGGCCGTTCGGGAAGTGGACCCTCTACGACGACGGCCTGCGGACCCCGCTGATCGCCGTCTGGCCCGGCAAGATCGCCCCCGGCGTGCGGACGGACGCGATGGTGACCTGGGTCGATCTGCTCCCCACGCTGGTCGCGGCCGCGGGCGGCGACCCGGCGAAACAGGCCGGGAAGGACGCGCTGGACGGCCGCTCCTTTCTGCCCGTGCTGCTCGGCGAGACGGAAACCCACCGCGACCGCGTCTTCGCCACGCACAGCGGCGACGGCAGTATCAACGTCTATCCGTCGCGCAGCCTGCGGGACGGACACTATAAATACATCCTCAACCTGCACCCGGAGTACAAGTTCACCTCCCACGCCACGGAGAAGCCCGGCGATACCGGCTACTGGCCGAGTTGGGTGAAGAAGGCGGAGAACGCCCCCGCCGCGGCCGAGAAAGTGAACCGCTACCAGCAACGCCCCGCTGAAGAATTGTACGACGTGCAGGCCGACCCGCACGAGGTGAATAACCTCGCCGCCGACCCGGCCCACGCGGAACGCCTGAAGGCCATGCGGGCCGCCGTCGAGGCGTGGATGGACGAGATGGGCGACCAGCGAACGGTCTACGGCGAACCGACGCTGCTGGCGCCGTAA
- a CDS encoding adenylate kinase family protein: MPDAPARHGERHRAEDRRRFPAALLFGAPGVGKGTQGSILARIPGFFHLSSGDIFRSIDLGGEDGREITRHISRGDLVPDELTVKVWRRALDAHMFLSSFKPREDLLILDGIPRNVHQAQMLQEHVEVKALIHLECTDTEAMVTRLRRRALREGRMDDASEDIIRHRYEVYSRATAPVSEFYPPEVIHRLDAIGSPAAILRRVLDVLVPIQDAVFAAPEQAAEGETPSAGA, from the coding sequence ATGCCCGACGCTCCCGCCCGCCACGGCGAACGCCACCGCGCCGAAGATCGCCGCCGTTTCCCCGCCGCATTGCTGTTCGGCGCCCCCGGCGTCGGCAAGGGCACGCAGGGCAGCATTCTGGCCCGCATCCCCGGGTTCTTTCACCTCAGCAGCGGCGACATCTTCCGCTCGATCGACCTCGGCGGGGAGGACGGCCGCGAGATCACCCGGCACATCTCCCGCGGCGACCTCGTCCCGGACGAGTTGACCGTCAAGGTCTGGCGGCGGGCGCTGGACGCCCACATGTTCCTGTCCAGCTTCAAGCCGCGGGAGGACCTGCTGATCCTCGACGGCATCCCCCGCAACGTGCACCAGGCGCAGATGCTCCAGGAGCACGTCGAGGTGAAGGCCCTGATTCACCTCGAATGCACCGACACCGAGGCGATGGTCACCCGCCTCCGCCGCCGGGCCCTGCGGGAGGGCCGGATGGACGACGCCAGCGAGGACATCATCCGCCACCGCTACGAGGTCTACTCGCGGGCCACGGCGCCGGTCTCCGAGTTCTACCCCCCCGAGGTGATCCACCGCCTGGACGCCATCGGCAGCCCGGCGGCGATCCTGCGGCGGGTGCTGGACGTGCTGGTCCCCATCCAGGACGCCGTCTTCGCCGCCCCGGAACAGGCCGCCGAGGGCGAAACGCCGTCGGCGGGGGCGTAG
- a CDS encoding ABC transporter ATP-binding protein, with protein sequence MRTPPPSAPGSPSGVPSVSRSGRPSRARFEEYRRGLFQDRKRADEPAPETAGAERRRKNAEPRNRSAKALALAFWSQVRGHRGEIAFALTTLTISTLLGLVPPAATKFVIDSVLGDTPLPAWITNTVDLPAPTTPEGRVNLLWVIVGAVLAISFVKVGVSLWGRWFATRANKRVQMSVRKRVFEHAVRLPLNRVQDLKSGGIASVLRNDSGSVGDLIFNGVYNPWRAVVQLVGSLIILAFVDWRLLAGAVALMPVIWLTHKTWIDRIRPQWRAVRNTREDVDAQATESFGGMRVVRAFSRQKAETRRNMTGQHLMGRQELHVWWWMRIIEVIWETLIPAASAGLLAYGGYQVIQGELTLGELMMFLTYLLLLLEPIAVLANSATQLQNGLSALDRVMDILEEDRDFPTPAAPVELTRDSVRGRVEFEDVTFRYPAGRRGKQSAEGDQADELETALEEINLVAEPGSTVALVGRSGAGKTTLCNLVARFFDPTEGHVTLDGTDLRDFDVERYRTLLGVVEQDVFLFDGTVADNIAYARPDATLADVEAAAEAANAAEFIRKMPDGLNTFIGERGVKLSGGQRQRLAIARAILADPKILILDEATSNLDTESERLIQSALAELMEGRTSFVIAHRLSTIRDADQIVVLEHGRVSETGTHEELMLRGGRYADMVVLQTEGNDAVLA encoded by the coding sequence ATGCGCACGCCCCCCCCGTCTGCCCCCGGCTCCCCCTCCGGCGTCCCCTCCGTCTCGCGCTCCGGCCGCCCCAGCCGGGCGCGGTTTGAGGAGTACCGACGCGGTCTGTTCCAGGACCGCAAACGGGCCGACGAACCGGCCCCCGAGACCGCCGGGGCCGAACGCCGCCGTAAAAACGCGGAGCCCCGCAACCGCTCCGCGAAGGCCCTGGCGCTGGCCTTTTGGTCGCAGGTCCGCGGGCACCGGGGGGAGATCGCCTTCGCCCTGACCACGCTGACGATCAGCACGCTGCTGGGCTTGGTCCCGCCGGCGGCGACGAAGTTCGTCATCGACAGCGTCCTCGGCGACACCCCGCTGCCCGCCTGGATCACGAATACCGTCGACCTGCCGGCCCCCACCACGCCGGAGGGCCGCGTGAACCTGCTGTGGGTGATCGTCGGGGCGGTGCTGGCCATCAGCTTCGTGAAGGTGGGCGTCTCCCTCTGGGGCCGCTGGTTCGCCACCCGGGCCAATAAACGGGTGCAGATGAGCGTCCGCAAGCGAGTCTTCGAACACGCCGTGCGGTTGCCGCTGAACCGCGTGCAGGACCTCAAAAGCGGCGGCATCGCCAGCGTCCTGCGGAACGACAGCGGCAGCGTGGGCGACCTGATCTTCAACGGCGTCTATAACCCCTGGCGGGCGGTCGTGCAGTTGGTCGGCTCGCTGATCATCCTGGCCTTCGTGGACTGGCGCCTGCTGGCCGGGGCGGTGGCGCTGATGCCGGTGATCTGGCTCACCCATAAAACCTGGATCGACCGCATCCGCCCTCAGTGGCGGGCCGTCCGCAACACCCGCGAGGACGTGGACGCCCAGGCCACGGAGAGCTTCGGCGGCATGCGCGTCGTCCGGGCCTTCAGCCGACAGAAGGCCGAGACCCGCCGCAATATGACCGGCCAGCACCTGATGGGCCGGCAGGAACTGCACGTCTGGTGGTGGATGCGGATCATCGAGGTGATCTGGGAAACGCTGATCCCTGCCGCCAGCGCCGGGCTGCTGGCCTACGGCGGCTATCAGGTGATTCAGGGCGAATTGACGCTCGGGGAGCTAATGATGTTCCTCACCTATTTATTGCTGTTGCTGGAACCGATCGCCGTGCTGGCGAACAGCGCCACCCAGCTGCAGAACGGCCTGAGCGCCCTGGACCGGGTGATGGACATTTTGGAGGAGGACCGCGATTTCCCGACCCCCGCCGCCCCCGTGGAATTGACCCGGGATAGCGTGCGGGGCCGCGTGGAGTTCGAGGACGTCACCTTCCGCTACCCCGCCGGCCGGCGGGGGAAGCAATCCGCGGAGGGCGATCAGGCCGACGAATTGGAGACAGCACTGGAGGAGATTAACCTCGTCGCCGAGCCCGGCAGCACGGTGGCGCTGGTCGGCCGCAGCGGGGCCGGCAAGACGACGCTGTGCAACCTCGTCGCCCGCTTCTTCGACCCGACCGAGGGCCACGTCACCCTGGACGGCACGGACCTGCGGGACTTCGACGTGGAGCGCTACCGCACGCTGCTGGGCGTGGTGGAACAGGACGTATTCCTGTTCGACGGCACGGTCGCGGACAACATCGCCTACGCCCGCCCGGACGCGACCCTCGCCGACGTGGAGGCCGCCGCCGAGGCCGCCAACGCCGCGGAGTTCATTCGGAAGATGCCGGACGGATTGAACACGTTCATCGGCGAGCGCGGCGTCAAACTCTCCGGCGGCCAACGCCAGCGCCTGGCGATCGCCCGGGCCATCCTGGCGGACCCGAAGATTTTGATTCTGGACGAGGCGACTTCGAACCTCGACACCGAAAGCGAACGCCTGATCCAGTCGGCGCTGGCGGAGTTGATGGAGGGCCGGACGAGTTTCGTGATCGCCCACCGCCTGAGCACGATCCGCGACGCGGACCAGATCGTCGTGCTGGAGCACGGCCGCGTCTCGGAGACCGGCACGCACGAGGAGCTCATGCTCCGCGGCGGCCGCTACGCGGACATGGTCGTCCTCCAAACCGAAGGCAACGACGCCGTCCTGGCGTGA